One genomic window of Synergistes jonesii includes the following:
- a CDS encoding hydratase: MIKLFGKGAWLLKGAVLVEDADKKSVPQLSEELRAAGLELPEKPSFDKKSAARGTIAAKIIAEHNASGTEDDYRLRFDSLASHDITYVGIIQTALASGMKKFPVPYVMTNCHNSLCAVGGTINEDDHLFGLSAAKKFGGEFVPAHLAVIHSYVREMMSGCGRMILGSDSHTRYGALGTMGVGEGGPELVKQLVGRTYDLPRADVAAVYLTGAPKPGVGPQDVALAIIGAVFKNGFVKNKVMEFVGPGVSKLPVDFRCGVDVMTTETACWSSVWRTDEKVEEYFNIHGRPDAYKRLDPDDAAWYDAAIVVELDKIKPMVALPFHPSCVYTIDELSANPHEILKKVEEDARRKLENPELDLGLTEKIDENGKIHVDQGIIAGCSGGTFDNVVAAAQIMKGRSTGSGEFALSIYPGSQPAMLALTNNGSIADLIEAGAVVKTAFCGPCFGAGDTPANRGFSIRHTTRNFPNREGSKPGEGQISSVALMDARSIAATAANGGVLTSAERYGELLHEMPYSFCGDIYKKKVFHGYGKGDDDVELIYGPNIKPWPKVWPLAENLLLMMASVITDPVTTTDELIPSGETSSLRSNPIKLAQFALSRKDPLYVKRAKEAEQLDIARREAVEKGKPLPCEVKKLFEIAGVSGAAGETMIGSLIFAVKPGDGSAREQAASSQKVLGGQANIAEEYATKRYRSNLINWGMIPFIADKGDRDKFETEQWVFIPGIRKAVAGGEDKVEAQLIGKDGAKKKITLAMPGLSEDDRAVILAGCLMNHYANE; encoded by the coding sequence TTGATTAAATTGTTCGGGAAAGGCGCCTGGCTTTTAAAGGGAGCGGTTCTGGTGGAGGACGCCGATAAGAAGAGCGTTCCGCAGCTCAGCGAAGAGCTTCGCGCCGCGGGGCTTGAGCTGCCGGAGAAGCCGTCCTTCGATAAGAAGAGCGCCGCGCGCGGAACGATAGCGGCCAAGATCATCGCGGAACACAACGCCTCCGGCACAGAGGATGATTACAGGCTTCGTTTCGACAGCCTTGCGTCGCACGATATCACCTACGTCGGCATAATACAGACGGCGCTTGCAAGCGGCATGAAAAAATTTCCCGTGCCGTACGTCATGACGAACTGTCATAATTCGCTATGCGCAGTCGGAGGGACGATCAACGAGGACGATCATCTTTTCGGGCTCTCCGCCGCGAAAAAGTTCGGTGGGGAATTCGTGCCGGCGCATCTTGCCGTCATCCATTCATATGTCAGAGAGATGATGTCGGGCTGCGGCAGGATGATTCTCGGCTCTGACAGCCATACCCGCTACGGCGCGCTTGGAACGATGGGCGTAGGGGAAGGCGGCCCGGAGCTTGTAAAGCAGCTTGTGGGGCGCACCTATGATTTGCCGCGCGCCGACGTCGCCGCGGTTTATCTTACAGGCGCGCCGAAACCGGGCGTCGGACCTCAGGATGTGGCGCTGGCGATAATAGGCGCGGTTTTCAAAAACGGTTTTGTGAAGAACAAGGTCATGGAGTTCGTCGGCCCGGGTGTTTCAAAGCTTCCCGTCGATTTCCGCTGCGGCGTCGACGTGATGACGACGGAGACGGCCTGCTGGAGTTCCGTGTGGCGCACGGATGAAAAGGTAGAGGAGTATTTCAACATACACGGCCGTCCGGACGCCTATAAGAGGCTCGATCCCGACGACGCAGCGTGGTATGACGCGGCTATTGTGGTGGAGCTCGACAAGATCAAGCCGATGGTAGCGCTTCCCTTCCATCCGAGCTGCGTCTACACGATAGACGAGCTCAGCGCGAATCCGCATGAGATATTGAAAAAGGTAGAGGAAGACGCGCGCCGTAAGCTGGAGAATCCGGAGCTTGACCTCGGCCTCACGGAAAAGATAGACGAGAACGGAAAGATTCACGTGGACCAGGGGATAATAGCCGGCTGCTCCGGCGGCACCTTCGACAATGTCGTCGCGGCGGCTCAGATCATGAAAGGGCGCAGCACGGGCAGCGGCGAGTTCGCGCTGAGCATCTATCCCGGAAGCCAGCCGGCCATGCTGGCGCTTACCAACAACGGCTCGATAGCCGACCTTATCGAGGCCGGCGCGGTAGTGAAGACCGCTTTCTGCGGTCCCTGCTTCGGCGCAGGGGACACGCCGGCGAACCGCGGCTTTTCCATCCGCCACACGACGAGGAATTTCCCGAACCGCGAAGGCTCCAAGCCGGGGGAGGGGCAGATATCGTCCGTAGCTCTGATGGACGCGCGCTCTATAGCCGCGACCGCGGCAAACGGCGGCGTGCTGACGTCGGCCGAGCGTTACGGGGAGCTCCTTCATGAGATGCCTTACAGCTTCTGCGGCGATATATATAAGAAGAAGGTCTTCCATGGCTACGGCAAGGGCGACGACGATGTTGAGCTGATATACGGGCCGAACATCAAGCCGTGGCCGAAGGTCTGGCCGCTTGCGGAGAATCTGCTTCTTATGATGGCGTCAGTGATAACGGACCCGGTAACGACTACGGACGAGCTGATACCGTCAGGAGAGACGTCTTCGCTGCGCTCAAATCCGATAAAGCTGGCGCAGTTCGCGCTTTCGCGTAAGGATCCGCTTTACGTGAAGCGCGCCAAAGAAGCCGAGCAGCTCGATATCGCGCGCAGGGAAGCGGTTGAAAAGGGAAAGCCCCTGCCCTGCGAAGTTAAGAAGCTCTTCGAGATTGCCGGCGTTTCCGGCGCGGCCGGGGAGACGATGATAGGCAGCCTGATATTCGCGGTCAAACCCGGCGACGGCTCGGCGCGCGAACAGGCGGCATCTTCTCAGAAGGTGCTCGGCGGGCAGGCGAATATCGCCGAGGAGTACGCGACGAAGCGCTACCGCAGCAACCTTATCAACTGGGGCATGATACCGTTCATCGCGGACAAAGGCGACAGGGATAAATTCGAGACGGAACAGTGGGTATTCATACCGGGGATCCGCAAAGCCGTCGCAGGCGGCGAAGATAAAGTCGAGGCGCAGCTGATCGGCAAAGACGGCGCGAAGAAAAAGATAACGCTCGCGATGCCGGGGCTCAGCGAGGACGACCGTGCGGTGATTCTTGCAGGCTGCCTGATGAATCACTACGCGAACGAATAA